A genomic stretch from Caulobacter sp. FWC2 includes:
- a CDS encoding CoA ester lyase: MTDTAIRPRRSALYMPASNPKAVEKARTLDADVIILDLEDAVAPEMKPAAREAAVAAVKAGGFGAREVVIRVNGIDTPWGTEDLRAAAEAGPDAVLVPKVNDAADVRLYDQHLNAAPPATRLWTMIETAKAAFHLWDIAGAMHGTRLSTWVMGVNDFAKEMRARQTPDRAPFLPLLTLSVAAARAHGLTILDGVHNDIEDLAALEAVCLQGVDFGFDGKTLIHPKHLEICNRVFSPSQDDIAWSQAVIAAFNAPENAGKGALRVDGKMAERLHLTQAQRLVAVAQAIAGRGADAEMGR; encoded by the coding sequence GTGACCGACACCGCCATCCGCCCGCGCCGCAGCGCGCTCTACATGCCGGCCTCCAACCCAAAGGCCGTCGAGAAGGCCCGGACCCTGGACGCCGACGTGATCATCCTCGACCTGGAGGACGCGGTCGCCCCGGAGATGAAGCCGGCGGCGCGCGAGGCGGCCGTGGCGGCGGTCAAGGCCGGCGGCTTCGGCGCGCGAGAGGTGGTCATCCGGGTGAACGGCATCGACACCCCCTGGGGCACCGAGGACCTGCGGGCCGCCGCCGAGGCCGGACCGGACGCGGTCTTGGTCCCCAAGGTCAATGACGCGGCGGATGTGCGCCTCTACGACCAGCACCTAAACGCCGCCCCGCCCGCGACCCGGCTGTGGACGATGATCGAGACCGCCAAGGCCGCCTTCCACCTGTGGGACATCGCCGGCGCGATGCATGGTACGCGGCTATCGACCTGGGTCATGGGCGTCAACGACTTCGCCAAGGAGATGCGGGCCCGCCAGACGCCGGACCGCGCGCCGTTCCTGCCGCTGCTGACCCTGTCGGTGGCGGCGGCGCGGGCCCATGGCCTGACCATCCTGGACGGCGTGCACAACGACATCGAGGATCTCGCGGCGCTGGAGGCGGTCTGCCTCCAGGGCGTCGACTTCGGCTTCGACGGCAAGACCCTGATCCATCCCAAGCACCTGGAAATCTGCAACAGGGTGTTCTCGCCCTCGCAGGACGACATCGCCTGGAGCCAGGCCGTGATCGCCGCCTTCAACGCGCCCGAAAATGCTGGCAAAGGGGCGTTGCGGGTCGACGGCAAGATGGCCGAACGCTTGCATCTGACGCAGGCGCAGCGTCTTGTCGCGGTGGCGCAGGCCATCGCGGGACGCGGGGCAGACGCCGAAATGGGGCGCTAG
- a CDS encoding CBS domain-containing protein, producing MKVSDAMTSQVSVARPTDTIRQVAQTMAKVESGVVPVVEDGKVVGVVTDRDIVLRVVAEGRSFDSPISDAMSDGEVLSVKEDDVLADATAKMATNQVRRLVVLNDAGALTGILSLGDVAKDYGAKQVGKTLEEISQEGGEAAH from the coding sequence ATGAAAGTCAGCGACGCCATGACCAGCCAGGTCTCAGTCGCCCGTCCCACCGACACCATCCGCCAGGTGGCCCAGACGATGGCCAAGGTCGAGAGCGGGGTCGTTCCGGTGGTCGAGGACGGCAAGGTGGTGGGAGTTGTCACAGACCGTGACATCGTCCTGCGGGTGGTCGCCGAAGGCCGCAGCTTCGACAGCCCGATTTCGGACGCCATGTCGGACGGTGAAGTGCTGAGTGTGAAGGAGGACGACGTCCTGGCCGACGCCACCGCCAAGATGGCTACCAATCAGGTCCGCCGCCTGGTGGTGTTGAACGACGCCGGCGCCCTGACCGGCATCCTGTCGCTGGGCGACGTGGCCAAGGACTACGGCGCCAAGCAGGTCGGCAAGACCCTGGAGGAGATCTCCCAGGAAGGCGGCGAGGCGGCCCACTAG
- a CDS encoding DUF2237 family protein, translating to MSTTRYDTSAKNVMGGELVPCSLDPVTGFYRNGCCETGPHDLGLHTVCVVLTDDFLAFSKAQGNDLSTPRPELAFPGLKAGDRWCLCAGRWKEALDAGMAPQVVLSATHEEMLAVVTLGVLKDHAVA from the coding sequence ATGAGCACCACCCGATACGACACCAGCGCCAAGAACGTCATGGGCGGCGAGCTCGTCCCCTGTTCGCTGGACCCGGTGACTGGCTTCTACCGCAACGGCTGCTGCGAAACCGGCCCGCATGACCTTGGCCTGCACACCGTCTGCGTGGTGCTGACCGACGACTTTCTCGCCTTCTCCAAGGCCCAGGGCAACGACCTCTCCACGCCGCGCCCCGAACTGGCCTTTCCAGGCCTCAAGGCCGGCGACCGCTGGTGCCTGTGCGCCGGCCGCTGGAAGGAAGCCCTCGACGCCGGCATGGCCCCCCAGGTCGTGCTGAGCGCCACCCACGAGGAGATGCTGGCGGTGGTGACCCTGGGGGTGTTGAAGGATCACGCGGTGGCTTGA
- the mdh gene encoding malate dehydrogenase, protein MARAKIALIGAGMIGGTLAHIAAREELGDVILFDIAEGTPQGKALDIAEASAVFGKDVTLKGANAYEDIAGADVCIVTAGVPRKPGMSRDDLLGINLKVMKAVGEGIKAHAPNAFVICITNPLDAMVWALQQFSGLPKEKVIGMAGVLDSARFAYFLAEATGVSVEDIHAWTLGGHGDDMVPMVRHSTVGGLPLPELVKQGWLTQEKLDAIVERTRKGGGEIVALLKTGSAFYAPAESAIAMATSYLKDKKRVLPCATYLTGQYGLDGLYVGVPVVIGAGGAEKIVEFETNEAEKAMFAASVASVKGLMEACKAIDSSLV, encoded by the coding sequence ATGGCTCGCGCGAAGATCGCCCTTATCGGCGCCGGCATGATCGGCGGCACCCTGGCCCACATCGCCGCTCGCGAAGAGCTGGGCGACGTGATCCTGTTCGACATCGCTGAAGGCACCCCGCAGGGCAAGGCGCTGGATATCGCCGAAGCCTCGGCCGTGTTCGGCAAGGACGTGACCCTGAAGGGCGCCAACGCCTACGAGGACATCGCCGGCGCCGACGTCTGCATCGTGACCGCCGGCGTGCCGCGCAAGCCGGGCATGAGCCGCGACGACCTGCTGGGCATCAACCTGAAGGTCATGAAGGCCGTCGGCGAAGGCATCAAGGCCCACGCCCCGAACGCCTTCGTCATCTGCATCACCAACCCGCTCGACGCCATGGTCTGGGCCCTGCAGCAGTTCTCGGGCCTGCCGAAGGAAAAGGTCATCGGCATGGCCGGCGTCCTCGACTCGGCCCGCTTCGCCTACTTCCTGGCCGAAGCCACCGGCGTCTCGGTCGAAGACATCCACGCCTGGACCCTGGGCGGCCACGGCGACGACATGGTGCCGATGGTCCGTCACTCGACGGTCGGCGGCCTGCCGCTGCCGGAACTGGTCAAGCAAGGCTGGCTGACCCAAGAAAAGCTGGACGCCATCGTCGAGCGCACCCGCAAGGGCGGCGGCGAGATTGTCGCCCTGCTGAAGACCGGCTCGGCCTTCTACGCCCCGGCGGAATCGGCGATCGCCATGGCGACGTCGTACTTGAAGGACAAGAAGCGCGTCCTGCCGTGCGCCACCTACCTGACCGGCCAGTACGGCCTGGACGGTCTCTATGTCGGCGTGCCGGTCGTCATCGGCGCCGGCGGCGCGGAGAAGATCGTCGAGTTCGAAACCAACGAAGCCGAAAAGGCGATGTTCGCCGCTTCGGTCGCCTCGGTTAAGGGCCTGATGGAAGCCTGCAAGGCCATCGACAGCTCGCTGGTCTAA
- a CDS encoding HIT domain-containing protein, protein MADFNLDPAFVATSHKVADLPLCEVRLQDDARYPWLVLIPRRPGLREIENLGAADRMQLMAEIVLAGMAVRAAGAALGLSVDKLNVGALGNVTAQLHVHVVGRRKDDPAWPGPVWGHSPAVAYATEALAAAIAAARETLKA, encoded by the coding sequence GTGGCTGATTTCAATCTCGACCCCGCCTTCGTCGCCACCTCGCACAAGGTCGCCGACCTGCCGCTGTGCGAAGTCCGTCTGCAAGACGACGCCCGCTACCCCTGGCTGGTCCTCATTCCCCGTCGGCCGGGCCTGCGGGAGATCGAGAACCTGGGTGCGGCTGACCGGATGCAGCTGATGGCGGAGATCGTCCTGGCCGGGATGGCCGTCCGCGCAGCCGGTGCGGCGCTGGGCCTCTCGGTCGACAAGCTGAACGTCGGGGCGCTGGGCAATGTCACGGCCCAGTTGCACGTCCACGTCGTGGGTCGTCGAAAGGACGATCCGGCCTGGCCGGGTCCCGTCTGGGGCCACAGCCCGGCCGTCGCCTATGCGACCGAGGCCTTGGCGGCGGCGATCGCCGCAGCGCGCGAAACCCTGAAGGCCTAG
- a CDS encoding DUF2939 domain-containing protein, whose product MRIKILLALTAVAAGLSACATVNRLDAGGDVHDLLVAIRDNDRATFEAHVDRRALKAQIEARLMDEARQRGGQSSGVMALAALAAGPLADAAGEALIRPETFHAAANYYGYTPDRPIPGRVAIAGALRPVGDGRVCAAKKDGPCLLTFTQEGATWRLTSFDAEAANLHLKR is encoded by the coding sequence ATGCGCATCAAGATCCTCCTCGCCCTGACCGCTGTAGCCGCTGGCTTGAGCGCCTGCGCGACCGTGAACCGTCTCGACGCCGGCGGCGACGTGCACGACCTGCTGGTCGCCATTCGCGACAACGACCGGGCGACCTTCGAGGCCCATGTCGATCGCCGGGCGCTGAAGGCCCAGATCGAGGCGCGGCTTATGGACGAGGCGCGTCAGCGCGGCGGGCAGAGCAGCGGCGTCATGGCCCTGGCCGCCCTGGCGGCGGGTCCGCTGGCCGACGCGGCCGGCGAGGCGCTGATCCGGCCCGAGACCTTCCACGCCGCCGCCAACTACTATGGCTACACCCCTGACCGGCCTATCCCGGGCCGGGTGGCCATCGCCGGCGCGCTGCGTCCTGTTGGCGACGGCCGGGTCTGCGCGGCCAAGAAGGACGGTCCCTGCCTGCTGACCTTCACCCAGGAAGGGGCGACCTGGCGCCTGACGAGCTTCGACGCCGAAGCCGCGAACCTGCATCTGAAACGATGA
- the infB gene encoding translation initiation factor IF-2, with protein MSDENENGRPGGRTPITLKPRQGSVSAGVVKQSFSHGRTKTVVVETKRTRPHASASGNLAAPSSAERRHDAPPPRPQQSQGGHAPSGGGSAGGLSQEELRARQRVVDAARENQARQAADQAAEAARARAAQEAAQREAAAKAAAERAAAAPAPAPVQAPVAQAPVAQAPVAQAPAPVAPAAPVTPPPAAPVQRPVAQAPAAPRAEAPRHEGPRQEGPRHEGPRAASSPGQTRSYEPSRERRDDRPSTTTYRPAPQGDRPFNQRAPRPDAGANFGQRAPRPEGDRPRGPRPEGDRPQGDRGGYRGDRPQGDRPQGDRPQQTVRYSALAPRPAPGARTGPGGPPRGPRPGVPAQAPATPEIQRAMRSAPRPGGEVSRRPDEDDDRRKAANAPNKAVSRVKGAPQRREGRLTIQAVAGDGDSADRMRSLASVRRAREREKEKRRGGVAEQTRVAREVVIPDVITVQELSNRMAVRGVEIIKFLMRQGVMLKINDVIDNDTAELVATEFGHTVRRVSEADVEEGFIGAEDIDDHLEARPPVVTIMGHVDHGKTSLLDALRSTDVAAGEHGGITQHIGAYQVRLKDGQRVTFLDTPGHAAFSAMRARGANITDLVVLVVAGDDGVMPQTIEAIKHAKAANVPIIVAVNKMDKPGSDPTRVVNELLQHEIVVESLGGDTQIIEVSAKARTGLDDLLDAILLQAEVLDLKANPDRTADGVVIEAKLDKGRGAVSTVLVNRGTLKRGDIVVAGAQFGRVRALLNERNEQLTEAGPATPVEILGLDGVPSPGEAFAVVENEARARELTEYRIRQKREKSMAPVGAGASMADMMAKLQDKKLKELPLVIKADVQGSAEAIIGSLDKMSTDEVRARIILSGAGAISESDVMLAKGAGAPVIGFNVRASAQARALAEREGVEIRYYAIIYDLLDDIKGVLSGMLAPIQRETFLGNAEVLQAFDISKIGKVAGCRVTEGVVRKGAKVRIIRNDIVVLELGTLATLKRFKDEVNEVPSGQECGMLFAGFQDIKVGDTIECFTVEEIKRQLD; from the coding sequence ATGAGCGACGAGAACGAAAACGGCCGACCCGGCGGACGAACCCCCATCACCCTGAAGCCCCGCCAGGGCTCGGTGAGCGCCGGGGTCGTGAAGCAAAGCTTCAGCCACGGCCGGACCAAGACGGTGGTGGTCGAAACCAAGCGCACGCGTCCGCATGCGTCCGCGTCGGGCAATCTCGCCGCGCCGTCTTCGGCTGAGCGTCGTCATGACGCGCCGCCGCCGCGCCCGCAGCAATCGCAAGGCGGCCACGCCCCGTCGGGCGGCGGTTCGGCCGGTGGTCTGTCGCAGGAAGAACTGCGCGCTCGCCAGCGCGTCGTCGACGCCGCGCGTGAAAACCAGGCTCGTCAGGCCGCCGACCAGGCCGCCGAGGCCGCTCGAGCTCGCGCCGCTCAGGAAGCCGCTCAGCGCGAAGCCGCCGCCAAGGCCGCGGCAGAGCGCGCCGCTGCGGCGCCGGCTCCCGCTCCCGTTCAGGCGCCGGTCGCTCAGGCCCCCGTCGCTCAAGCCCCCGTCGCTCAGGCGCCGGCTCCGGTCGCGCCCGCCGCGCCGGTGACGCCGCCGCCGGCCGCGCCCGTCCAACGTCCCGTGGCCCAGGCTCCGGCCGCGCCGCGCGCCGAGGCTCCGCGTCATGAAGGTCCTCGCCAAGAGGGCCCGCGTCACGAGGGGCCCCGTGCTGCGTCGTCTCCCGGCCAGACCCGCAGCTACGAACCCAGCCGCGAGCGCCGCGACGATCGTCCGAGCACGACGACCTATCGTCCGGCCCCGCAAGGCGACCGCCCGTTCAACCAGCGCGCCCCGCGTCCCGACGCCGGCGCCAACTTCGGTCAACGCGCCCCGCGTCCCGAGGGTGACCGTCCGCGCGGTCCGCGTCCCGAAGGCGATCGTCCGCAAGGTGATCGCGGCGGCTACCGTGGCGACCGCCCGCAGGGTGATCGTCCGCAAGGCGACCGTCCGCAGCAGACCGTCCGCTACTCGGCCCTGGCCCCGCGCCCGGCGCCCGGCGCCCGCACGGGTCCCGGCGGCCCGCCGCGCGGTCCGCGTCCGGGTGTGCCCGCTCAGGCTCCGGCCACGCCGGAAATCCAACGCGCCATGCGTTCGGCCCCGCGTCCCGGTGGCGAAGTCAGCCGCCGTCCGGACGAGGATGACGATCGCCGCAAGGCCGCGAACGCGCCCAACAAGGCCGTCTCGCGCGTCAAGGGCGCTCCGCAGCGCCGCGAAGGCCGCCTGACCATCCAGGCCGTGGCCGGTGATGGGGACTCCGCCGACCGCATGCGTTCGCTGGCCTCGGTTCGCCGGGCTCGTGAACGTGAAAAGGAAAAGCGTCGCGGCGGCGTCGCCGAACAGACCCGCGTCGCGCGTGAAGTCGTCATTCCCGACGTCATCACCGTGCAGGAGCTGTCCAACCGGATGGCCGTGCGCGGCGTCGAGATCATCAAGTTCCTGATGCGTCAGGGCGTGATGCTGAAGATCAACGACGTCATCGACAACGACACCGCCGAGCTGGTGGCGACCGAATTCGGTCACACCGTGCGCCGCGTGTCGGAAGCCGACGTCGAAGAAGGCTTCATCGGCGCCGAGGACATCGACGATCACCTGGAAGCGCGCCCCCCGGTCGTCACGATCATGGGTCACGTCGACCACGGCAAGACCAGCCTGCTCGACGCCCTGCGTTCGACCGACGTGGCCGCCGGCGAACACGGCGGCATCACCCAGCACATCGGCGCCTATCAGGTTCGCCTGAAGGACGGCCAGCGCGTGACGTTCCTCGACACGCCCGGCCACGCCGCCTTCTCTGCGATGCGCGCCCGCGGCGCCAACATCACCGACCTCGTCGTGCTGGTGGTGGCGGGTGACGATGGCGTGATGCCCCAGACGATCGAGGCGATCAAACACGCCAAGGCCGCCAACGTGCCGATCATCGTCGCCGTCAACAAGATGGACAAGCCGGGCTCGGATCCGACCCGCGTGGTCAACGAGCTGCTGCAGCACGAGATCGTCGTCGAAAGCCTGGGTGGCGACACCCAGATCATCGAGGTCTCGGCCAAGGCGCGCACGGGTCTCGACGACCTGCTCGACGCCATCCTGCTGCAGGCCGAAGTGCTGGACCTGAAGGCCAACCCCGACCGCACCGCCGATGGCGTGGTGATCGAGGCCAAGCTGGACAAGGGTCGCGGCGCGGTTTCGACCGTCCTGGTCAATCGCGGTACGCTGAAGCGTGGCGACATCGTCGTCGCCGGCGCCCAGTTCGGTCGGGTTCGCGCCCTGCTGAACGAGCGCAACGAGCAGCTGACCGAAGCCGGTCCGGCCACCCCGGTCGAGATCCTGGGCCTGGACGGCGTCCCCTCGCCCGGCGAAGCCTTCGCCGTGGTCGAGAACGAAGCCCGCGCCCGTGAGCTGACCGAGTACCGCATCCGCCAGAAGCGCGAGAAGTCGATGGCCCCCGTGGGCGCCGGCGCCTCGATGGCCGACATGATGGCCAAGCTGCAGGACAAGAAGCTGAAAGAACTGCCGCTGGTCATCAAGGCCGACGTGCAGGGTTCGGCCGAAGCGATCATCGGTTCGCTGGACAAGATGTCGACCGACGAGGTCCGTGCGCGGATCATTCTGTCGGGCGCTGGCGCGATCAGCGAAAGCGACGTCATGCTGGCCAAGGGCGCCGGCGCGCCGGTCATCGGCTTCAACGTCCGCGCCTCGGCGCAGGCGCGAGCCCTGGCCGAACGCGAAGGGGTCGAGATCCGCTACTACGCGATCATCTACGACCTGCTGGACGACATCAAAGGCGTGCTCTCGGGCATGCTGGCCCCGATCCAGCGCGAAACCTTCCTCGGCAACGCCGAGGTCCTGCAGGCCTTCGACATCTCGAAGATCGGCAAGGTCGCCGGCTGTCGGGTCACCGAGGGCGTGGTCCGCAAGGGCGCCAAGGTCCGGATCATCCGCAACGACATCGTCGTTCTGGAACTGGGCACCCTGGCGACGCTCAAGCGCTTCAAGGACGAGGTCAACGAGGTTCCGTCCGGCCAGGAATGCGGCATGCTGTTCGCCGGCTTCCAGGACATCAAGGTCGGCGACACCATCGAGTGCTTCACCGTCGAAGAGATCAAGCGCCAGCTCGACTAG
- a CDS encoding dienelactone hydrolase family protein produces MADDVLAGFERFDFDDGRWTREVYKIGSGPAVIVIHEVPGLHPGVLAFARDLAASGLTAYCPSLFGKPAKPVTRGYAIGTILKNICVRREFSVWKDGRSSPIVDWLRALARKAHEDCGGKGVGAVGMCFTGGFALAMMTEPVVVAPVLSQPSLPLKDKGGLDCSASELACAKRRFKDEDLSLLALRFSADKLVPDARIARLKAEFGDKVEVVELADADAAPGVPMAPHSVLTLHLHRSVPDSGSMKARDKVIAFFKERTGA; encoded by the coding sequence ATGGCTGACGATGTACTGGCGGGGTTCGAGCGCTTCGACTTCGACGACGGGCGCTGGACGCGCGAGGTCTACAAGATCGGTTCCGGGCCGGCCGTAATCGTCATCCACGAGGTGCCGGGTCTGCATCCGGGCGTTCTGGCCTTCGCCCGTGACCTGGCCGCCTCGGGCCTGACCGCCTACTGCCCGAGCCTCTTCGGTAAACCCGCCAAACCGGTCACGCGCGGCTATGCGATCGGAACCATCCTCAAGAACATCTGCGTCCGGCGCGAGTTCAGCGTCTGGAAGGACGGCCGCTCGAGCCCGATCGTCGACTGGCTGCGCGCCCTGGCCCGCAAGGCGCACGAAGACTGCGGCGGCAAGGGCGTCGGCGCGGTCGGCATGTGCTTCACCGGCGGCTTTGCCCTGGCGATGATGACCGAGCCGGTCGTGGTGGCGCCCGTGCTGTCTCAGCCATCCCTGCCGCTGAAGGACAAGGGCGGCCTGGACTGCTCGGCCTCGGAGCTGGCCTGCGCCAAGCGGCGGTTCAAGGACGAGGATCTGTCGCTGCTCGCTCTGCGCTTTTCCGCCGACAAGCTGGTGCCCGACGCCCGTATCGCGCGGCTGAAGGCCGAGTTCGGCGACAAGGTCGAGGTCGTCGAGCTGGCCGACGCGGACGCCGCGCCGGGCGTGCCCATGGCCCCGCACTCGGTCCTGACCCTGCACCTGCACCGCTCGGTTCCCGACAGCGGCAGCATGAAGGCCCGGGACAAGGTGATCGCGTTCTTCAAGGAAAGGACGGGGGCTTAG
- a CDS encoding YciI family protein has translation MRFMVLLKVETDVGPELGQAMRDYDAELVRAGVADRARLSARGARMEADASAEGRTLAGFWVFDVASREDAAAWVRRCPAPADGSAEIEIRLLFEPGDLSERPEQGVPRPAWKRAMAF, from the coding sequence ATGCGATTCATGGTGCTGCTGAAGGTCGAAACCGACGTCGGGCCGGAGCTGGGCCAGGCCATGCGCGACTATGACGCGGAACTGGTCAGGGCCGGCGTGGCTGACAGGGCGCGTCTGTCCGCTCGCGGCGCGCGTATGGAGGCCGACGCTTCGGCGGAAGGTCGAACCCTGGCGGGGTTTTGGGTCTTCGATGTCGCCTCACGCGAGGACGCCGCCGCCTGGGTGCGCCGCTGCCCCGCCCCCGCCGATGGTTCGGCCGAGATCGAGATCCGACTGCTGTTTGAGCCCGGCGATCTCTCCGAGCGCCCTGAGCAGGGCGTCCCCCGGCCCGCCTGGAAGCGGGCCATGGCCTTCTGA
- a CDS encoding RNA-binding protein, with protein MTEIDPKTHAEANRLRKDIVLGEATDEARLVRFVAGPDGVVVPDVARKLPGRGIWVAADRDSITTAAKKGLFSRAAKTKLTAPADLADQVEALLAKRILDALGLARKAGTIISGYEKVVAALGTGNVAWLIEASDSAEDGRRKIQNAARKAPKPPRLLGAFNSDELGLALGGENVIHTALLAGRGAERWTLDVERLSGFRPLLPPEWSANGREDG; from the coding sequence ATGACCGAGATCGACCCCAAGACCCACGCCGAAGCCAATCGTCTGCGCAAGGACATCGTCCTGGGCGAGGCGACGGACGAAGCGCGCCTGGTCCGCTTCGTGGCGGGGCCGGATGGCGTGGTTGTTCCGGATGTCGCGCGCAAGTTGCCGGGACGCGGGATTTGGGTCGCGGCCGATCGGGACTCGATCACGACCGCCGCCAAGAAGGGCCTGTTCTCGCGGGCCGCCAAGACAAAGCTGACCGCGCCGGCCGATCTGGCCGACCAGGTCGAGGCGCTGCTGGCCAAGCGGATCCTCGACGCCCTGGGTCTTGCGCGGAAGGCCGGGACCATTATCTCAGGCTACGAAAAGGTGGTCGCGGCCCTGGGGACGGGCAACGTCGCCTGGCTGATCGAGGCGTCCGACAGCGCCGAGGACGGTCGCCGAAAAATTCAAAACGCCGCTCGCAAGGCCCCGAAGCCTCCCCGTTTGCTGGGCGCCTTCAATTCAGATGAATTGGGTTTGGCCTTGGGCGGGGAGAATGTGATACACACCGCACTCCTTGCTGGGCGCGGCGCCGAACGTTGGACATTGGATGTCGAGCGTTTGTCAGGTTTCCGCCCGCTTTTGCCTCCCGAATGGTCGGCGAACGGACGTGAGGACGGCTAG
- a CDS encoding MaoC family dehydratase, giving the protein MSKTDPGHFFEDFRLGQRLVHATPRTVTAGDVALYTALYGPRFSLFSSDEFARACGLMSAPVDPLIAFHVVFGKTVPDISLNAVANLGYAEGRFLAPVFPGDTLSAVSDVIGLKENSNRKTGVVYVRTTGTNQRGEAVLSYVRWVMVRKRDPDAEIAEQAVPTLSAAVAPADLTAPDGLDFSSYDFALAGAPHAFEDYAIGEKIDHVDGMAVEEAEHQMATRLWQNTAKVHFNQFERAKDPSGKRLIYGGVVISTAKALSFNGLQNAGLILAINGGRHVAPFFAGGTVFAWSEVLDKADLGSVGALRLRLVATKDRPCDDFPDKDGEGTYNPAVILDFDYWAAVPKRG; this is encoded by the coding sequence ATGAGCAAGACCGATCCAGGCCATTTCTTCGAGGACTTCCGGCTGGGCCAGAGGCTGGTCCACGCCACGCCCCGGACGGTCACGGCGGGCGACGTCGCGCTGTACACGGCGCTTTACGGCCCACGCTTCTCGTTGTTCTCGTCGGACGAATTCGCCCGGGCCTGCGGCCTTATGTCCGCCCCCGTCGACCCGCTGATCGCCTTCCACGTGGTGTTCGGCAAGACCGTGCCGGACATCAGCCTGAACGCCGTCGCCAACCTGGGCTATGCCGAGGGCCGTTTCCTGGCGCCGGTGTTTCCGGGCGACACCCTCAGCGCCGTCTCGGATGTGATCGGGCTGAAGGAAAACTCCAATCGCAAGACCGGCGTCGTCTATGTCCGGACCACGGGCACGAACCAGCGCGGCGAGGCGGTGCTGAGCTATGTGCGCTGGGTGATGGTGCGAAAGCGCGACCCGGACGCCGAGATTGCCGAGCAGGCCGTCCCGACCCTGTCGGCGGCGGTGGCCCCGGCGGATCTGACGGCGCCCGACGGCCTGGACTTCTCGTCCTATGACTTCGCTCTGGCTGGCGCGCCGCACGCCTTCGAGGACTACGCGATCGGCGAGAAGATCGACCATGTCGACGGCATGGCGGTCGAGGAAGCCGAGCACCAGATGGCCACCCGCCTCTGGCAGAACACCGCCAAGGTCCATTTCAACCAGTTCGAGCGGGCCAAGGATCCGTCTGGCAAGCGTCTGATCTATGGCGGCGTGGTGATCTCGACCGCCAAGGCGCTGTCGTTCAACGGGCTGCAGAACGCCGGCCTGATCCTGGCGATCAATGGCGGCCGGCACGTGGCCCCATTCTTCGCCGGCGGCACAGTGTTCGCCTGGAGCGAGGTGCTGGACAAGGCCGATCTCGGCAGCGTCGGCGCGCTGCGCCTGCGGCTGGTGGCGACCAAGGACCGGCCTTGCGACGACTTCCCCGACAAGGATGGCGAGGGGACGTACAATCCGGCCGTCATTCTCGACTTCGACTACTGGGCGGCGGTTCCCAAGCGTGGCTGA
- a CDS encoding DUF1993 family protein: MSISIHQASVPVFIQGLKGLKGVLTKAAALVEAKKWDPDALLKARLYPDMFPLIRQVQIATDFAKGGAARLAAVEVPAWDDVETSFEGLIARVDRAIAYVEGLDPAAFEGGDDRDVQLVRRGETYTFKGLDYLQAQAMPNFFFHITTAYAILRHNGVEVGKRDFLGTA; encoded by the coding sequence ATGTCGATCTCGATCCATCAGGCCAGCGTGCCCGTGTTCATCCAGGGCCTGAAGGGTCTGAAGGGCGTACTGACCAAGGCCGCCGCCCTGGTCGAAGCCAAGAAGTGGGATCCGGACGCCCTGCTGAAGGCGCGACTCTATCCCGACATGTTCCCGCTGATCCGCCAGGTGCAGATCGCCACCGACTTCGCCAAGGGCGGCGCCGCGCGCCTGGCCGCCGTCGAGGTTCCGGCCTGGGACGACGTCGAGACCAGCTTCGAAGGGCTGATCGCCCGCGTCGACCGCGCCATCGCCTATGTTGAAGGCCTGGACCCGGCCGCGTTCGAAGGCGGTGACGACCGTGACGTCCAGCTGGTCCGCCGGGGCGAGACCTACACCTTCAAGGGCCTGGACTATCTGCAGGCCCAGGCGATGCCGAACTTCTTCTTCCACATCACCACCGCCTACGCGATCTTGCGCCACAACGGCGTCGAGGTCGGCAAGCGCGACTTCCTCGGCACGGCCTGA